One part of the Gossypium raimondii isolate GPD5lz chromosome 1, ASM2569854v1, whole genome shotgun sequence genome encodes these proteins:
- the LOC105772998 gene encoding 40S ribosomal protein S25-4, with translation MAPKKDKAPPPSSKPAKSGGGKQKKKKWSKGKQKEKVNNMVLFDQATYDKLLSEAPKYKLITPSILSDRMRINGSLARKAIRELMARGSIRLVSAHSSQQIYTRATNT, from the exons ATG GCACCAAAGAAAGACAAAGCTCCTCCTCCATCATCAAAGCCTGCAAAGTCTGGAGGTGGCAAGCAAAAGAAGAAg AAGTGGAGCAAAGGAAAGCAAAAGGAGAAGGTGAACAATATGGTGCTATTCGACCAAGCTACTTATGATAAGCTTCTCTCTGAAGCTCCTAAATACAAGCTCATCACTCCCTCGATTCTCTCTGATCGTATGAGG ATCAACGGATCGCTTGCGAGAAAGGCTATAAGGGAACTGATGGCAAGAGGGTCGATTAGGTTGGTTTCCGCCCATTCGAGCCAGCAGATTTACACTAGGGCAACAAACACCTAG